A window of the Cannabis sativa cultivar Pink pepper isolate KNU-18-1 chromosome X, ASM2916894v1, whole genome shotgun sequence genome harbors these coding sequences:
- the LOC133032525 gene encoding uncharacterized protein LOC133032525 produces MNKNHQMFFIPWNIGMHWTLVVVAPKKIIHLNPLKGRPIPEEIEQMIGRAFMYIGDAHQHLGPWQGIAQANCPRQPKSQECGFYVLKYMTDIVARANPNRYIEDQKAFGGKKQYDPKTEILPLQRKWIEQLMAVIHGDD; encoded by the exons atgaacaagaaccaccaaatgttctttattccttggaatatcgg gatgcattggacgctagtggtggttgcgccaaagaaaattatccatttaaaccctctaaaaggccgcccaattcccgaagaaatagaacaaatgatcggaag ggcattcatgtatataggggacgcacatcagcatcttggcccgtggcaaggaattgcacaagcaaactgtccaagacaacctaaaagccaagaatgcggtttttatgttttgaaatatatgactgacatcgtcgcacgtgccaaccccaaccgttacatagaagatcaaaaagct tttgggggtaagaagcaatacgatccaaaaacagaaattttaccactacagcgaaagtggatcgaacaattgatggcggtgattcacggtgacgattga